In the Bacteroidota bacterium genome, one interval contains:
- a CDS encoding sigma-70 family RNA polymerase sigma factor: protein MPGVSNLEALSASYMSEKAQDIKIALSDEDLWAAFTEGEESAYTLLYYRHADRLYSYLKMLLSSPKFRSSADDIYQETWVRVFQGRGKFTSTGTGSFAGWLFRIAHNLSVSLMRRPHTVTNFNELPEDSKALRTASVPAYDPLSDNRSVDEVLAILHRVVDELPMPFKEVYLLSEFEHLSIEQVAEAIGITKGNAKVRLYRARQVVRERVLSELGEEFDEARSDIEL, encoded by the coding sequence ATGCCCGGCGTTTCTAATCTGGAGGCACTGAGCGCATCGTATATGAGCGAAAAAGCGCAGGATATCAAAATCGCCCTTTCGGACGAGGACTTATGGGCCGCTTTTACCGAAGGCGAGGAGTCTGCCTATACGCTCCTGTACTATCGCCATGCCGATCGGTTGTATTCGTACCTGAAGATGCTCTTGAGCTCGCCCAAGTTTCGTTCAAGCGCAGACGATATCTATCAGGAAACGTGGGTTCGGGTATTTCAGGGGCGAGGGAAGTTCACGAGTACCGGGACTGGCTCGTTCGCAGGATGGTTGTTCCGGATTGCGCATAATTTGTCAGTGAGCCTGATGCGCCGGCCGCATACAGTGACAAACTTCAACGAGCTGCCGGAAGATTCGAAGGCATTGCGTACGGCATCGGTTCCGGCCTACGACCCGCTGAGCGATAACCGGAGCGTCGATGAGGTGCTGGCGATTTTGCATCGGGTGGTCGACGAGCTGCCGATGCCGTTCAAAGAAGTGTATCTCCTTTCGGAGTTCGAGCATTTGAGCATCGAACAGGTCGCCGAGGCAATCGGCATCACGAAAGGGAATGCGAAGGTCCGTTTATATCGTGCTCGCCAAGTAGTTCGCGAGCGAGTACTATCCGAGTTGGGGGAGGAGTTTGACGAAGCCCGCTCGGACATAGAATTATAG
- a CDS encoding 50S ribosomal protein L10, which produces MTREEKAQAVAELSEILESASSIYFTDYKGLTVAQATELRNEFRKAGAKYKVAKNTLIKRALDAKGISNDQINTALEGQTGLAFGFEDPAAPARVLKEFTEKVEKLQFKAAWLDGSMYDGKQLKTLASMPTKKEIMASIVGSLHSPISGIVGVLGALQRDLVYVVDAIEKKKAEAGA; this is translated from the coding sequence ATGACGCGCGAAGAAAAGGCACAGGCCGTAGCCGAACTCAGTGAGATTCTCGAATCAGCTTCGAGCATCTACTTTACCGACTATAAAGGACTCACCGTCGCTCAGGCAACCGAGCTCCGTAACGAGTTCCGTAAGGCCGGCGCGAAGTATAAGGTCGCAAAGAATACGCTGATCAAGCGTGCGCTCGATGCTAAAGGCATCTCGAACGACCAGATCAATACCGCTCTTGAAGGCCAGACCGGCCTCGCATTCGGTTTTGAAGATCCCGCTGCTCCGGCTCGCGTCCTCAAAGAGTTTACCGAGAAGGTCGAGAAGCTCCAGTTCAAGGCAGCGTGGCTCGACGGCTCGATGTACGACGGCAAGCAGCTGAAGACGCTCGCTTCGATGCCGACCAAGAAAGAGATCATGGCCAGCATCGTCGGCAGCCTGCACTCCCCCATCTCCGGGATCGTCGGCGTGCTTGGCGCGTTGCAGCGCGACCTCGTCTATGTCGTCGACGCGATCGAGAAGAAAAAGGCCGAAGCAGGAGCCTAA
- a CDS encoding DUF177 domain-containing protein, with the protein MIRLRGIREGEHPLDITVDPATLGVEDAIRPISVVGSLLASDSYVFRLTVSTTLRHTCDRCADEFDASYVVPLTVTYTPAEEGIELEDTGYVHSFDPQMLFEVDLTEDVHDALLLAVPMKKLCSPDCKGLTQESAPAPSVDERFSALGALYERLRSEEKPG; encoded by the coding sequence ATGATCCGTCTTCGCGGTATTCGCGAAGGCGAACACCCGCTCGATATTACCGTCGATCCGGCGACGCTCGGGGTTGAAGATGCAATCCGACCGATCTCGGTGGTCGGCTCGCTTCTTGCCTCGGATTCCTACGTGTTTCGCCTCACGGTCTCGACGACGCTCCGACATACCTGTGATCGCTGCGCCGACGAGTTCGATGCATCCTATGTTGTTCCACTCACCGTCACATACACACCCGCAGAAGAGGGGATAGAGCTCGAAGATACCGGGTATGTTCATTCGTTTGATCCGCAAATGCTCTTTGAGGTCGATCTGACCGAGGATGTACACGATGCCCTTCTGCTTGCCGTGCCGATGAAAAAACTCTGTTCGCCGGACTGCAAAGGGCTCACGCAGGAATCGGCACCAGCTCCGTCGGTCGATGAGCGGTTTTCCGCGCTCGGAGCCCTTTACGAGCGGCTTCGCAGCGAAGAAAAACCAGGGTAA
- a CDS encoding dolichol kinase: protein MEIATTPVTPRERQISMSNELVRKSIHLSSLAIVIFYAFVPESTLLWILLPLTILAFVIDYGRHYVPVVDKMFQMVFGKILRPHETDSRKKLLSGGTYVLISAVFCVVLFPKVIAITSFATLIVSDATSALIGRRFGRHRFFDKSVEGSTAFLVSAMIVVALAPKVLGLPIEYGIGFVGVLVGTLVEAMSVRLKLDDNFSVPSSVGITMWLCYLLLSLGADPRYSALYTHLVHGPQ, encoded by the coding sequence ATGGAAATCGCAACAACCCCTGTGACCCCGCGTGAGCGACAGATCTCGATGTCGAATGAACTTGTGCGCAAGTCCATTCATTTGTCGTCGCTCGCCATCGTGATTTTTTACGCATTCGTGCCGGAGTCCACACTACTGTGGATTTTGCTGCCGTTGACGATCCTTGCGTTCGTGATCGACTACGGACGTCATTACGTCCCTGTCGTGGATAAGATGTTCCAGATGGTCTTCGGCAAGATTCTTCGTCCCCACGAAACAGATTCTCGTAAGAAGCTACTTTCCGGCGGAACGTATGTCCTGATCAGCGCTGTGTTCTGTGTCGTACTGTTTCCGAAGGTGATCGCGATCACCTCGTTCGCGACGCTAATCGTCTCGGATGCGACGAGTGCGCTCATCGGCAGGCGGTTTGGGCGCCACCGATTCTTCGATAAATCGGTCGAGGGTTCGACCGCATTTCTCGTGAGTGCGATGATCGTCGTCGCCCTCGCTCCGAAGGTGCTTGGGCTGCCCATTGAATACGGCATTGGCTTCGTCGGCGTGCTGGTCGGGACACTCGTCGAGGCGATGAGCGTACGTCTGAAGCTCGACGATAATTTTTCCGTACCGAGTTCGGTCGGTATTACAATGTGGCTGTGCTATCTGCTGCTCTCGCTCGGCGCCGATCCGAGGTATTCGGCACTCTATACTCATCTTGTACACGGACCGCAGTGA
- a CDS encoding OmpA family protein, translated as MNGFRSVYSIIIAALFLLQVPARGQSVQWASSVISFSSQLGDKEYSAKQVLGKPNKCPASGDSPCAWVGKNDGLRGGGEERIKVGYTTPMRIQQVAIAENSGPGAVQQVILYDHEDKPHRVFYGEPGSVAVASRVMNVFFKQTTYKVSAVELVLQCGKVPGYNEIDAIGISDSKDPVKATINIAPDSKVAGSKENLGYGVNSPYDEVFPVISPDGHTLYFDRKDHPGNYGYSDNIWYSTLQSNGQWGQAINPGPPLNSGRGSYLASITPDGTMALLGGAYPKTKGSYEVEAGIWTSTRTKNGWAAPVKLQIDSFYTRHRFMEFCLANDGKTILASLQRSDSYGVRDIYVCFRRDNGTWTAPKNLGPIVNSAADEGMPFLASDGKTLYFSSDGFAGYGLVDMYLTRRLDDTWEHWSEPQNLGPDFNTPDWDAYYTVPASGDYAYFVSNKGAVGALDIFRAKLPPSLKPNPVVLVSGKVYDEKSGKPLQAEIRYEILPGGKDAGIAHTNPTDGSYKIVLPAGKMYGFRAEVKGYIPVDENLDVKKVKEYEEITRDLKLVPFETGQTVRLNNIFFDFNKSVLHEESYAELDRLVEMIKSNPAMHIEIAGHTDNVGSPAKNLRLSEDRANAVKTYLVKKGIDTKKLKVVGYGSSKPIAKNDTEDGRQQNRRVEFTILK; from the coding sequence GTGAACGGCTTTCGATCAGTGTATTCTATTATCATCGCGGCGCTCTTCCTCCTGCAAGTGCCGGCTCGCGGGCAGAGTGTACAATGGGCATCGAGCGTCATCTCGTTTTCATCGCAGCTTGGCGACAAGGAATACTCTGCCAAGCAGGTCCTCGGGAAGCCGAACAAATGTCCAGCTTCGGGCGACAGTCCGTGCGCATGGGTCGGAAAGAACGACGGCCTCAGAGGCGGAGGCGAGGAACGTATAAAAGTCGGCTATACAACGCCGATGCGGATCCAGCAGGTCGCGATCGCCGAGAATAGCGGGCCGGGCGCTGTGCAGCAAGTGATCCTCTACGACCACGAAGATAAGCCGCACCGGGTATTTTACGGCGAGCCGGGGTCGGTCGCTGTTGCTTCGCGTGTCATGAATGTCTTTTTCAAGCAGACGACCTACAAAGTATCGGCCGTCGAGCTTGTATTGCAATGCGGGAAGGTGCCGGGATACAATGAGATCGATGCGATCGGGATCTCGGACAGCAAAGATCCAGTCAAAGCGACGATCAATATTGCCCCCGATTCCAAGGTAGCCGGTTCGAAAGAGAATCTTGGGTACGGGGTAAATTCTCCCTACGACGAGGTGTTCCCGGTCATCTCGCCCGATGGACACACGCTCTACTTCGATAGAAAAGATCACCCCGGCAACTACGGGTATTCCGATAATATTTGGTATTCCACTCTCCAGTCGAATGGGCAATGGGGACAAGCGATCAATCCCGGCCCACCGCTCAATAGCGGTCGTGGCAGTTACCTCGCTTCCATTACTCCGGACGGTACGATGGCGCTGCTCGGCGGTGCGTATCCGAAAACGAAAGGAAGCTACGAAGTTGAGGCCGGCATCTGGACATCCACGCGGACCAAGAACGGCTGGGCGGCACCGGTCAAGCTACAGATAGACAGTTTTTACACCCGGCATCGCTTCATGGAATTCTGTCTGGCCAACGATGGAAAGACGATCCTCGCGAGCTTGCAGCGATCCGATTCATACGGTGTTCGAGATATCTACGTGTGTTTCCGTCGTGACAACGGCACCTGGACCGCACCGAAGAACCTTGGCCCCATCGTGAACTCGGCCGCTGATGAAGGGATGCCGTTTCTCGCTTCCGATGGAAAGACGCTCTACTTTTCGAGCGATGGCTTCGCGGGCTACGGATTAGTGGATATGTACCTCACCCGTCGCCTCGACGACACATGGGAACACTGGAGCGAACCGCAGAATCTCGGTCCCGATTTCAATACTCCGGATTGGGATGCATACTACACGGTCCCGGCATCGGGTGACTACGCCTATTTCGTCTCGAACAAAGGGGCGGTTGGCGCGCTCGATATTTTTCGGGCTAAGCTTCCGCCGTCACTGAAGCCGAACCCGGTTGTGCTCGTGAGCGGGAAGGTGTATGACGAGAAGTCCGGCAAGCCGCTCCAGGCGGAGATCCGCTACGAAATCTTACCCGGTGGGAAGGATGCGGGCATTGCACATACGAACCCGACCGACGGAAGCTATAAGATCGTGCTTCCGGCCGGGAAGATGTACGGCTTTCGTGCGGAAGTGAAAGGATATATTCCGGTCGATGAAAATTTGGATGTGAAGAAAGTCAAGGAGTACGAGGAGATTACGCGTGACCTGAAACTCGTGCCGTTCGAAACGGGACAAACCGTTCGCCTCAATAACATCTTCTTTGATTTCAACAAGAGTGTGCTGCACGAAGAATCATACGCCGAACTCGACCGCCTGGTGGAGATGATCAAATCGAACCCTGCCATGCACATCGAGATCGCCGGACACACCGATAATGTCGGTTCGCCAGCGAAGAACCTCCGCCTGAGCGAAGACCGCGCGAATGCTGTCAAGACATACCTCGTAAAGAAAGGGATCGACACCAAGAAGTTAAAGGTCGTCGGCTACGGCAGCAGCAAACCCATCGCCAAGAACGATACGGAAGACGGACGCCAGCAGAACAGGCGAGTGGAGTTTACAATCCTGAAGTAA
- a CDS encoding SLBB domain-containing protein codes for MAAIVLLALADTSHAQFTSPERTIENRTAVADTTVERLMSQRQMIRAGADPQALESAVDPSTYILGPGDGVYLNVFAAHFLDQDLTVTPEGKLILPQTGEVTVSGLTVPAAEAKLNKLLLHDYRNPDAHLSLRKLRSLKVSVLGEVLFPGVQTITSMMRASEVIQKAGDMNSHSSLRNIEIRRADGSLRTKADLKRYYVTGDLGSNPIVEGGDVIVVPKVTRYVMINGAVATPGTYEFADGDKLSTLIAVAGGALPSARFDSIELSRFVDGASNVAQLSYIDFSKGNDILLQEGDVISIRGAGQYHEPRVVSIAGEVEYPGRYSITLGQTRLRDILTRAGGILSSGSLDEAVVLRRAGVGSWESDPELIMLERTHVTDDKRVTDDQYNYYMARSRQLGRSVMVVNFHDLILKGDESQNIILRDRDSIWVPRARGFVSVLGSVVNPGNVMYIEGHTVDDYIRAAGGYTSSADKGGVRVTNSRTGTYIDPHSDSQYQIGSGDTIVIPPERPTFWQNFQLVTAVTAQIITIIAGILLLKKA; via the coding sequence ATGGCTGCGATAGTACTATTGGCCCTTGCCGACACATCGCACGCGCAGTTCACTTCGCCCGAACGTACGATCGAGAACCGGACTGCTGTCGCCGATACGACCGTTGAACGGTTGATGTCGCAGCGGCAAATGATCAGGGCCGGAGCGGATCCGCAAGCGCTGGAATCTGCGGTCGATCCGTCAACCTATATCCTCGGCCCCGGTGATGGAGTCTATCTCAATGTCTTCGCGGCACACTTCCTCGACCAGGATCTGACGGTTACTCCAGAAGGAAAGCTCATCTTACCGCAAACAGGGGAAGTAACCGTGTCGGGGCTGACGGTCCCGGCCGCCGAGGCAAAACTCAACAAGTTGCTCCTGCACGACTACCGTAATCCGGACGCCCATTTATCGCTACGCAAGCTTCGCTCGTTGAAGGTCAGCGTGCTCGGTGAAGTGCTCTTCCCCGGAGTGCAAACGATCACGAGTATGATGCGCGCGAGTGAGGTAATCCAGAAAGCGGGCGATATGAACTCGCATTCCTCGCTGCGCAATATCGAGATTCGCCGAGCAGACGGGTCACTTCGAACGAAGGCAGATCTCAAGCGATATTATGTAACAGGCGATTTGGGGTCGAACCCCATCGTCGAAGGAGGGGATGTGATTGTGGTCCCGAAAGTGACACGATACGTCATGATCAACGGCGCCGTAGCGACACCCGGCACGTACGAATTTGCCGATGGCGATAAGCTCTCGACACTCATTGCCGTAGCAGGCGGCGCGTTGCCGTCGGCGCGGTTCGATTCTATCGAACTCTCACGCTTCGTCGATGGCGCCTCGAATGTCGCACAGTTATCATACATCGATTTCTCAAAGGGGAATGACATTCTTCTTCAGGAAGGTGATGTCATCTCCATCAGAGGGGCCGGACAGTATCACGAGCCTCGGGTTGTCTCGATCGCGGGAGAGGTTGAATATCCCGGTCGCTACTCCATCACGCTTGGGCAGACGCGATTGCGCGATATCCTGACCCGTGCGGGCGGCATACTCAGCAGCGGCTCATTAGACGAAGCGGTCGTCTTGCGACGTGCAGGCGTCGGGTCGTGGGAAAGCGATCCTGAGCTGATCATGCTCGAACGAACGCATGTCACCGATGACAAGCGCGTCACCGACGACCAGTATAACTATTATATGGCCCGCTCACGGCAGCTTGGCCGCAGTGTGATGGTTGTGAATTTCCACGATCTGATACTCAAGGGCGACGAATCACAGAATATAATCTTGCGCGATCGCGATTCGATCTGGGTGCCTCGCGCACGTGGATTTGTCTCCGTGCTCGGCAGTGTGGTGAACCCCGGGAATGTGATGTACATTGAGGGGCATACGGTTGACGATTACATTCGAGCAGCCGGGGGCTATACTTCGTCGGCCGATAAAGGTGGCGTCCGGGTAACCAATTCCCGCACCGGTACATACATCGATCCGCATTCCGACAGTCAGTACCAGATCGGATCCGGCGATACGATCGTGATCCCCCCCGAGCGGCCGACCTTCTGGCAGAATTTTCAGTTAGTCACCGCTGTGACGGCGCAGATCATCACGATCATCGCCGGTATCCTCTTGCTCAAGAAAGCCTAA
- a CDS encoding methionine adenosyltransferase, with product MAYLFTSESVSEGHPDKVADQISDAILDALLAQDPNSRVACETFVTTGLAVIGGEVTTSAYVNIQEVAREVINRIGYTKAEYMFDGNSCGVLNAIHSQSADIAMGVDTGGAGDQGMMFGYATNETPEFMPATLVYSHKLVKVLADIRRNEAALMPYLRPDAKSQVTIEYDGRQIKRVHTIVVSTQHDPEVTQEQIRKDVIAHVIPRVIPKELMDADTIIHVNPTGRFEIGGPHGDTGLTGRKIIVDTYGGKAPHGGGAFSGKDPSKVDRSAAYAARHVAKNIVGAGLAEECTVQLAYAIGVAQPVSVFVTTHGTGKIGDEELSDIIMKNVDLTPRGIITRLDLRRPIYQATAAYGHFGRDEFSWEKLDLVKMLKAEAEKVAVAA from the coding sequence ATGGCATACCTGTTCACGTCCGAGTCGGTTTCCGAAGGACATCCGGATAAAGTTGCAGATCAAATCTCCGATGCGATCCTCGATGCGTTGCTTGCGCAGGATCCGAATTCACGTGTCGCATGTGAAACCTTCGTGACAACCGGTCTTGCTGTCATCGGCGGCGAAGTGACGACGAGCGCGTATGTCAATATTCAAGAGGTCGCGCGTGAGGTCATCAATCGGATCGGATATACGAAGGCAGAGTATATGTTCGACGGGAATTCCTGCGGTGTCTTGAATGCAATTCATTCGCAATCTGCCGACATCGCAATGGGCGTCGATACCGGCGGAGCGGGCGATCAGGGTATGATGTTCGGGTATGCGACGAACGAGACACCCGAGTTTATGCCGGCGACGCTCGTCTATTCACATAAGTTGGTGAAAGTCCTTGCAGACATTCGACGCAACGAAGCGGCATTGATGCCGTACCTGCGTCCGGATGCGAAGTCGCAGGTCACGATCGAATACGATGGCCGTCAGATCAAACGCGTTCATACGATCGTCGTTTCAACCCAACATGACCCCGAAGTGACGCAGGAACAGATTCGTAAGGATGTCATCGCGCATGTGATCCCGCGAGTGATCCCCAAAGAGTTGATGGATGCCGATACGATCATCCACGTGAACCCGACGGGTCGGTTCGAGATCGGCGGGCCGCACGGCGATACCGGTTTGACCGGTCGAAAGATTATCGTTGATACCTACGGCGGTAAGGCTCCACACGGCGGCGGTGCATTTAGCGGCAAAGATCCGTCGAAGGTGGACCGCTCTGCTGCGTATGCCGCTCGCCACGTTGCTAAGAATATCGTTGGTGCCGGATTGGCGGAAGAATGCACGGTTCAGCTTGCCTACGCGATCGGCGTTGCTCAGCCGGTGTCGGTGTTTGTCACGACCCATGGCACGGGCAAGATCGGCGATGAAGAATTGTCCGACATCATCATGAAGAATGTCGATCTCACGCCGCGCGGTATCATTACCCGTTTGGATCTTCGCCGTCCGATCTACCAGGCAACCGCTGCCTATGGGCATTTCGGTCGTGACGAGTTCTCGTGGGAGAAGCTCGATCTCGTCAAGATGCTCAAAGCAGAAGCCGAGAAGGTTGCCGTCGCCGCGTAA
- the rplL gene encoding 50S ribosomal protein L7/L12, whose product MADINAIVETISSLTLGEAAELKKALEEKFGVTAAAPVMMGGMMPAAGGAAPAAAEEKTEFDVVLADAGAQKINVIKAVREATGLGLKEAKDLVDGAPKTVKEAVSKADAEALKKKLEEAGAKVDLK is encoded by the coding sequence ATGGCAGATATCAATGCAATCGTTGAAACAATCTCGAGCCTGACGCTTGGCGAAGCCGCCGAGCTCAAGAAGGCGCTCGAGGAGAAGTTCGGCGTGACTGCAGCCGCACCGGTGATGATGGGAGGCATGATGCCTGCCGCAGGCGGTGCTGCACCGGCAGCAGCCGAAGAGAAGACCGAATTCGACGTCGTTCTTGCTGATGCAGGCGCACAGAAGATCAACGTCATCAAAGCCGTCCGCGAAGCGACGGGTCTTGGCCTCAAGGAAGCTAAGGATCTGGTCGATGGCGCACCGAAGACTGTGAAGGAAGCAGTCTCGAAGGCTGATGCCGAGGCTCTCAAGAAGAAGCTTGAGGAAGCCGGCGCAAAGGTCGATCTCAAGTAA
- a CDS encoding polysaccharide biosynthesis protein: MPGHDFKVQATRGFIWNYLYKISEFGLLTLYTILVVRRLGPEVSAPYSIFLAVAIALAMFGAFAVDGVLLRYIQRVVQNSDATVERFDSIETLSLSHFLNTLLSFRLLTITAIGLLVSVVLIVVPFVFPSTSGLFGSLQHEVPLLLVFLYAQAIVAFSTLALTGLLETRRVFVASVVSRLLLIIAGFGLLQFGQITANRAIGVYVGSYIISAAILFASLRSVVRSHVQAQGKTRHMSLKVMGRMIWSLVKAPRQVAVLLATPMMLYGITTWGNDILSMILGKQSDVMVMGVMLGEHSAQIGFYQAASVVLLVTEYVFLFGLGGALTSVFSKLVHDDEHATGGRGYPTLSKARHEIAGSQNVLLIPLCIYVLFFTDTIVAALFGPQFAESTPMIRVGLAALITSVGFFGGGMQITTLVAIGKERLVFRNRLFWGVANMAANIPLIYYFGGMGALIGTQYANLAAVAAEWYFSRSIVGNSTDISGMLHILVASVIATGISYLVLHTPLITVGPWPVAIGGGIINALLVLVLYRLFRVGEVDMLIRRLRSASS; the protein is encoded by the coding sequence ATGCCCGGACACGATTTTAAGGTGCAGGCAACTCGTGGGTTCATTTGGAACTACCTGTATAAAATATCCGAGTTCGGGCTTCTCACTCTCTATACTATCCTTGTTGTCCGGCGGCTTGGTCCGGAGGTTTCCGCTCCGTATTCTATCTTTCTTGCAGTCGCTATTGCACTCGCCATGTTCGGGGCGTTCGCGGTTGACGGTGTGCTGCTTCGTTATATTCAACGTGTCGTTCAGAATTCCGATGCAACTGTCGAACGATTCGATTCGATCGAGACACTTTCGCTCTCGCATTTTCTCAATACGCTGCTCTCGTTCCGATTACTGACAATAACCGCCATCGGTCTGTTGGTGAGCGTTGTGTTGATCGTAGTGCCGTTCGTATTCCCTTCGACTTCTGGGCTGTTCGGTTCGTTACAGCATGAGGTGCCGCTTCTGCTTGTGTTTCTCTACGCACAGGCGATCGTGGCATTCTCGACCTTGGCGCTTACAGGGCTGCTCGAAACTCGCCGCGTGTTCGTCGCCAGCGTCGTTTCTCGGTTGCTCCTGATCATTGCCGGATTCGGTCTTCTGCAATTCGGACAGATCACTGCAAATCGGGCGATCGGTGTTTATGTAGGCTCGTATATCATCTCTGCCGCGATCTTGTTCGCTTCGCTGCGTAGCGTTGTCCGAAGTCATGTGCAAGCACAGGGTAAGACTCGACACATGTCGCTGAAGGTGATGGGGCGGATGATCTGGTCGCTCGTGAAAGCTCCTCGGCAGGTAGCAGTGTTGCTTGCGACCCCCATGATGCTCTATGGAATAACAACCTGGGGAAACGACATACTCTCGATGATCCTCGGGAAACAATCTGACGTGATGGTCATGGGAGTCATGCTCGGCGAGCATTCTGCGCAGATCGGATTCTACCAAGCGGCGTCGGTCGTGCTGTTGGTCACGGAATACGTCTTCCTATTCGGGTTAGGGGGTGCATTGACATCTGTATTCTCGAAACTCGTTCATGACGACGAGCATGCTACCGGTGGCCGCGGATATCCCACGCTTTCGAAAGCACGTCACGAGATCGCGGGTTCGCAGAATGTACTCCTCATTCCATTGTGCATCTATGTCCTCTTCTTCACCGACACGATCGTAGCGGCGTTATTCGGGCCGCAGTTTGCCGAGAGCACTCCGATGATCCGTGTCGGCCTTGCGGCATTAATCACGAGTGTGGGGTTCTTCGGAGGCGGAATGCAAATCACGACACTCGTGGCGATCGGTAAAGAGCGCCTGGTGTTTCGCAATCGGCTGTTCTGGGGAGTTGCCAACATGGCGGCGAATATCCCTCTGATTTACTATTTCGGAGGGATGGGCGCACTGATCGGCACACAATATGCCAATCTTGCTGCGGTGGCGGCAGAGTGGTATTTTTCCAGATCGATCGTCGGAAATTCGACCGATATATCGGGCATGTTGCACATCCTTGTTGCATCGGTCATTGCCACCGGAATTTCCTATCTTGTTTTG
- a CDS encoding NTP transferase domain-containing protein, translating to MHAIIPVAGVGSRLRPHTYTLPKVLLNVAGKPILGHILDRLHSDGVTSATIVVGYMGDLVEQYVRDHFPELTVNFVTQEELLGLGHSIWVAREFIPVDGSPLFIILGDTIFDVDLKSVFTSNASALGVKVVDDPRRFGVAELSSGYISKLVEKPDNPKTNLAVVGLYFIKNPLLLRQTLDEIVSGDRRTKGEYQLTDALQLMIDRGEKFSTFTVDGWFDCGKPETLLSTNRHLLQKNLTTRDVPGSVIIPPVYIAPNAEITNSIVGPYATIGLGASVTDSIVRNSIIGDDSRVAGVLLDNSIVGNNADVKGGFKRINAGDSSEIDFQ from the coding sequence ATGCACGCCATTATTCCTGTTGCTGGGGTAGGGTCGAGACTTCGACCGCATACCTATACGCTTCCGAAGGTTCTCCTGAACGTTGCCGGAAAGCCGATCCTCGGCCACATCCTCGACCGATTACATTCCGACGGTGTTACCAGCGCGACGATCGTTGTCGGCTACATGGGCGATCTCGTCGAGCAATATGTCCGCGATCATTTCCCGGAGTTGACGGTCAACTTCGTGACGCAGGAAGAGTTACTCGGCTTGGGGCACTCGATCTGGGTGGCTCGCGAATTCATCCCGGTCGATGGCAGTCCGCTGTTCATTATTCTCGGCGATACGATTTTCGATGTCGACCTCAAGAGTGTCTTTACATCGAATGCTAGTGCGCTGGGGGTGAAGGTTGTCGATGATCCACGCCGGTTCGGTGTGGCAGAACTTTCATCGGGATACATTTCGAAGCTGGTCGAAAAGCCGGATAATCCGAAAACGAATCTTGCAGTCGTCGGGCTGTATTTTATCAAGAACCCGCTACTCCTGCGCCAAACGCTTGACGAGATCGTCTCGGGCGATCGTCGTACGAAAGGCGAGTATCAGTTGACGGACGCGCTGCAACTGATGATCGATCGCGGAGAAAAGTTTTCGACCTTTACCGTCGACGGATGGTTCGACTGCGGAAAGCCTGAAACGTTGCTCAGCACAAACCGTCACTTGCTCCAGAAGAATCTGACGACACGCGATGTTCCGGGCTCGGTGATTATCCCGCCGGTGTATATCGCACCGAATGCGGAGATCACGAATTCGATCGTCGGCCCGTATGCGACAATCGGGCTCGGTGCCAGCGTCACAGATTCAATCGTACGCAACTCGATCATTGGTGACGATTCTCGAGTAGCAGGTGTTCTTCTCGACAACTCGATCGTCGGCAACAATGCCGATGTCAAGGGAGGATTCAAGCGTATCAACGCCGGCGATTCTTCCGAGATAGATTTTCAATGA